The Planctellipticum variicoloris DNA window AGAAGGATCGTAGTCCGGTAACGGTGGCCGATTTCGGCAGCCAGGCGGTTGTCTGCCGGGTGATCGGTCAGTCGTTCCCGCACGATCCGATCATCGCCGAGGAGGACTCGTCGGCGTTGCAGACGGAAGAGAACGCGCCGTTTCTGCACCGCATCCACGACGAAATCTGCCGGGAGTGCGTCCAGGCGTCGAAGGATGAGATCTGCCGCTGGATCGACTTGGGAGGGGCGGCCGACTACTCGCACCGTTTCTGGACGCTCGACCCGATCGACGGGACGAAGGGATTTCTCCGCGGCGAACAGTATGCGATCTCACTGGCCCTGATTCTGGAAGGGCAGATCGAGATCGGCGTGCTGGGCTGCCCGAATTTGCCGCCGGCTCCAGGTGCTGATGCGGGATCACTGTTTTATGCGGTCCGCGGCAAGGGGGCCTGGCTGCAGCCGCTCGATGGTCCCGGCGCCCCGGTTCAGATTCATGTTTCCAAAACTGCAGATCCGGCTCTCGCTCGATTCTGCGAATCGGTCGAGTCGGGACACAGCGCCCACGACACCTCCGCCGAAATCGCCCGCACGCTGGGCCTGACGGCGCCGCCGGTCCGGATGGACAGCCAGGCGAAATACGGCGTCGTCGCGCGGGGCGAAGCTGACGCCTATCTGCGTCTGCCGACCCGCGCGGACTATTCCGAGCAGATCTGGGATCACGCCGGCGGCGTGCTGGTGGTCGAAGAAGCGGGCGGACGAGTGACGGACGTCGCCGGCCTCCCCCTCGACTTCACCCACGGTCGGCAGCTCAAGGCCAACCGGGGCGTGATCGTCACGAATGGCGTGTTACACGAGGCGATTCTGGCGGCGGTGAAGGAGGCGGGAGTGAAGTAGCGAGCAGGGAATAGCGAGTAGCGAATAGCCAGAGAAAAGGGGCTGATCGCTTATCGGGAATCGCTGATCGCCAGAATTGAGTTGCCGAGTGCAATCTTTTCTTGACTGGCGATGAGCGAAAAGCGATTCGCGATCAGCCTCTTCCTCGCGACATTCGACATTTCTTTTAGGCCTTCAATCCGTAGTGCCTGATGGCGTTGCCGGACCAGAGTTTTTCACGCTCGGCCTGCGGGCGTTTCGCGATGATTTCTGCCAGGGCGGAGACCCAGCCCTGCAGCGGGCTTCCCAGCAGGCAGACCGGCCAATCGCCGCCGAAGACCACGCGGTCCGGGCCGAAGGCGTCGAGACAGTGGTTGACGATGGGGGCCAGGTCGGCCGGTTTCCAGCCCTCTGGAGCGCGGGCCACGATTCCGGAAATCTTGCAGATCAGGTTCGGCCGCTTCGACAGGGCGTCGATGTCCTTTTTCCATTGATCTGGCTCGTGGCTTCCTTTGCCGCCGGAGAACGCTACGACATCGGCGTTGCCGCAGTGATCGAGGACAAACTGCGTGTCGGGGCAGAGTTCGGTCAGCTTGAGGCCGTCGGCCAGCTCCGTCGGCCGCAGGCAGAGGTCAAACTTGAGCCCCTTCTTGCCCAGCAGGCGGACGCCGGCGACGAATTCGTCCTTCAGGCATGTGCCGCGGGGCGTTTCGCCGCCGTGCAGCACCTGACGGACTCCCTTCAGATAGCCTCCTTCGCGATGGCGGTCGAGATAGGCTCCGAAATCCGGGGACGCCGGTCGACCGCCGAGGACTGCGGCTTCGGTCGGGACTTTCCCGGATTTGCACAGTCCGATGACGTAGTCCGCTTCCCGGTCGTGCATGGTCGCGTCGACGTCGACTTCCATGTAGATGGCCCGCATGCGGAGGCCCTTCGTCGCCACGGCGTACTCCGTCGGACCGTACGTGTGGCGGAGAATCTCCGGCGCCCCGGCCAGCCACGGGAGCTTCAGGTTGTCGAGGTCCCACAGGTGCTGGTGAGTATCGACGATCAGCGACGGGGCCTCGGCAGCGAAGGCGGACGGGGACGCGGCGGCGGCCAGAGCGGCGATTGCAGACTGCTGCAGGAACGATCGGCGGGACAGAAGGCTCATGGAGGTTCCTCTGGGCAGATGGAGTGATGGACGGATCGGGTGCGGACAGCTTGGCGAGTTTCGATTCAAAAGTCGCGGACAATTTCCGTCGGTCGGGCACCCTTTCCCGGCGGCGGATTCGATGCGATAGTGGCCGGACTTATGGAAACGCCGCCCCCCGCTCCCCTCTGGGAACTACTGCTCGAAGACGGCCCGCTCCTGGCGGTCAACAAATCCGCCGGGCTGCTGACGCAAGGCGTGCCGCATAAACTGCCCGCCCTGGAATGGCTGGTCAAGGACTACCTGCGGGAGAAGTACCAGAAGCCGGGCAATGTCTACCTGGGAGTGCCGCACCGCCTCGACCGTCCGGTCTCGGGGATCGTCGTGCTGGCGAAGAACTCCAAAGCCGCAGCCCGGCTCGCGGAACAGTTTCGCGAGCGGCAGGTCCGGAAGTTCTATTACGGCGTGACCGAAGTCGTGCCCGACCGACCGGCGGACAATTTTCGGGACTGGCTGTTGAAAGACGCGGAGGCGGCTCATGTGCAGGTCGTCGTGCCGCAGACTCCCGGCGCGAAGCTGGCCGAGCTTCGCTACCGGACGCTGCAGGTCGTGGATGGCCGGGCGCTGGTGGAGGTGGAGCTGATCACCGGCCGGATGCACCAGATCCGGGTCCAGTTCGCCAGCCGGGGCTGGCCGATTGTGGGCGACGTGCAGTACGGAGCCCGGGAGCCGTTTCCTGGCGTGAGCGAGTACGACGCGCAGGCTTCGATGATTGCGCTGCATGCGGGCCAGTTGCACCTGAGCCACCCGGTGCGCTACGACCGGCTGCACTTGCAGGCTCCGTTGCCCGCGGCGTGGGCGCTGCTGGGGTTCGATCTGGAAATCGTACTGCCGCGGCAGTTATCGCCGGGCATGGAGCCTCCGACGTCGTAGACGTGGGAAATCACAATTCGGCAGGCGGGAGCCCAATCTCGTTCGGCACGGTGCTTGCATAATCTATGGCGGCTGGGGGAAGGCGGCGAGGAGTTCTTCGTCGTCGGCCCAGCCGGTCATGTAGAGACAGACCATTTCATACGCTCGACGCGACAGGTTGCCTCCCGTCGCCAGGGCCAGGAGCAGCCCGGCGAGCAGCGAACAGTAGAGCTGGATCTCCACGCCCCGCGTCTTCGCCGAGAGCAGTTGCTGGCAGCCCAGCACCTGCTTCAGAAACCGGAAGAACAGCTCGATCTGCCACCGGCATTCATAGATTAGCACCACCTGTTCGGCCGGGAGATCCAGCAGCGTCGTGGCCAGGATCAGGCCTTCCCGCCCGGTCTGGTCGCTGCGAAGCCGCCCCTGCCTTGCCGAACTTGGTCGACCGGGCACTGGCTCGACGGTGATCCGCCGCACGACGTGATTGGTTCTTGCGGGACTGGCTCCGCTGCCGCCGCCCAGCGCGATCAGTTCATCCGCCACGACCCCCGCGGCGCGATCGGCTTCGGTGAGCGCGGGGAGTTGAACCGCATGACCGTTCGCGTCGTTGACCGGTCCCTCGACCACGCGACCGTCCCCGCGATTGAGCCGGCAGACGTAGTCGCAGCGGGCTTCGACCAGTTCGTTGAACACCACGGCCGAGCGATAGCCCCGGTCCAGAATATAAAGGTCTCCCGGCGCACCGGCGGGTTGCGGTTCGCGGGCCTGGATCTGCTGGAGCGTGACGGCGCGCTCGGAGTGCGGCCCTTTGGCCGGCTCCTCGGTGAGGGTCGAGGCCACGACCCTCTGGTCGTGAATGCGAAGCTGGGTGTGCAGCCGCCACTGGCCTTGAGAACCGCGTCCCAGCCGGGCGGCGATCTGCGGCAAGGCCGACAGCACGGTCCCGTCGACGGCGACGAGACGTTCGACGATCGGGTTGGGAAGGCGTCCCAGCCGACCGCTGCGGCTCACGCGGAACTGATGCCGGGCGAACTGGCGGCGGAGTTCGTGAACGAGTCCTTCCAGGAGCGAGGGATCGAAGACGGACGAGGCCTCGGAGAAGGCCCCGGCCGAGACCTTTTGCCCGCCGGCGAGCTGTTGGACCTTTTTCAGTCCCGAGGCTGCGACGAGCGCCCGGGCGGACTTGAGAACGGGGTTGAAGAAGCCGATCAGGAGGAGCGCGGCATACTGGCTGTAGAACAGCTGCCGGTTGCGAGCGGTGTCGCGTTCTGTCCCGCAGGGAGCCAATCGTTGCAGCAGCGGAAAGATGCGCCGCAGCAGGACGGTCCCGGCCAAAGGACCAATCAGCTCCCGCCGCTCCTCCTCCGTCAGCCCCTTCTCCGCCATCGCCACTCCCTCCGCAGGGAGAAAGACTACAATCTCAATCGGCCTGCGCAAAAAGCGTGCCGAACGAGATTGGGCGGGAGCCTGCCCTACGGCTGGGTTGTCAGATGCGACTCGCCACAGGTGGCCCGGCTCACTATCCTGTCACGGTTCGGCCGCCGGCCTCCTGCTGCAAATGAGGTTCCATGACCACTACCGCCCGGTATCTGACCGCTCCTCAGCCGCTGACGACCATGCCGCCGGGGATTCCGTACATCGTCGGGAACGAGGCCGCCGAGCGGTTCAGCTTCTACGGCATGAAGGCGATCCTGACGGTCTACATGACCCAGTATCTGCTGAACTGGGCCGGCAAATCGGAGCCGATGACTGGCGCAGAGGCCAAGACCTACGTCCATTTGTTCGTGGCGTCCGCCTACTTTTTTCCGATTCTCGGGGCGATTCTGTCGGACTGGCTGTGGGGCAAGTACAGGACGATTTTCTGGCTGTCGCTCGTCTATTGCCTGGGACACCTCGCGCTGGCAGTCGTCCCGGCGCGGGAAGGACTGCTGCTGGGATTGACCCTGATCGCCATCGGGGCGGGCGGCATCAAGCCCTGCGTCTCCGCCCACGTCGGCGACCAGTTCGGCGAGAAGAATCGGCATCTGCTCGGGCGGGTCTTCGGCTGGTTCTACTTTTCGATTAACTTTGGTTCCTTCATTTCGACCCTGCTGACTCCGTGGGTGTTGCAGCACTATGGTCCGCACTGGGCGTTTGGAATTCCCGGAATCCTGATGGGGATCGCCACGTTCTTGTTCTGGCTGGGGCGCAACAAGTTCGTTCATGTCCCTCCCGGCGGTCGGCAGTTCTTTCGCGAGTCCTTCAGCTACGAGGGTCTGGATGCGATCGGCCGGCTGATACCGCTGTATCTGTTCGTTGCAATCTTCTGGGCTCTCTACGACCAGACGGCGTCAGCCTGGGTCATTCAGGCAGAGCTGATGGACCGGACGACATGGTGGCCGTCGCTGACGTCCGGATTTCCCTTTATCACCGTCGAGCGGCAGGAAGTCCTTTCGTCGCAACTGCAGGCGATTAATCCCATCCTGATTCTCATCTATATCCCGATCTTTTCGTACGTGATCTACCCGCTGCTGGGCAGGTGTTTTCGGTTGACCTCGCTGCGAAAAGTCGCCATCGGGTTCTTCCTGACCGCGGCGGCGTTCGCCATCAGCGGCTACGCGCAACTGCTGATTGACCGGGGAGAGACGCCGCACGTGCAGTGGCAGGTCTGGGCGTATGTGGTGTTGACCGCCGCCGAGGTGATGGTCTCGATCACCTGCCTGGAGTTTTCCTACACGCAGGCGCCGAACAAGATGAAGTCGCTGATCATGTCCCTGTATCTGCTGTCGGTCTCGTTAGGAAACGCGCTGACATCGTTCGTGAACTGGATCATTCAAGACGCCAGCGGCACGAGCCGGCTTCCCGGTGCGCAGTATTACTGGTTCTTCACCGGGCTCATGCTGGCGGCGGCGGTGGTCTTCATTCCGCTCGCGTTGACGTTCCGCGAGCGGGCCTACATCCAGGATGAAGAGAACGCGGCATAGCTGGCCGACCCTGGCTTAATCGGCGCGAGAATCCAGCGCCCGCCCAGCGCAACGGCGACGCGTTCCCATCGCCGTCTCAGGAGTTGGGACCCCGATTGCCCGTCGACAGAACCGCCACACTTTGGTGCAGATTGCCGAATTGGCGCAATTTTATGACGTTCGGTGCGCAGGAACCGTCCGTCGACTGTGTTCTGGATTTCGTCGGCAACTTGAGTCGATCTGTCCCGGCAGGGAAGCAAAGGGCTGCGATTTGATCATCGATGTGGCCGTATGGACATGTCGATAGGTTCCCGCAGTTTCCTCAGGCTCGCGGATCTCCCTATTGCTATTTGCTACTCAAACTCTCTAGATTCACATTCCTGGTAATCTGGGGAGGGGACGGGCTATGCCGACTTTGAAGACAGAATCACTCGCCGCCGAGCGCAGGCTCGATGCTGCACACGGGCAATCCGGGCTGGACACCCATGTGGTCTGGCGACGGGAAGTCCACGTCTTTCAGCACGGCGAGTACTTCGATTCGTACCTCGCGACCGAACCGGGGCGCGAAGAGTTCTGGTCGAGCACCGGCGAAGGACTGATCTCCTACACCCGCCGCGGGCGCTACGTGCTGGTCGGCGGCGGACTGATTGCGCCCGACGACCACAAGCCACAGCTTCTGCAGGAGTTCAATGAGTTCCTGCGAGAAAAGAAGCTGCGGTCAGCCTTTCACAATATCGGCGATCACGAACTGCCGCTGTTCCGTGAACATGGCTACCAGGTGACGAAGTGGGGTGAGGAGCCGGTCGTCGATCTGGGAAACATCACCTGGGGCGGCAAGGCGTACGAATGGGTCCGCCGGCAGACGAATTACTGCCGCCGGCACGGTTTGCAGGCCTTCGAGGTTCCCCACAACGAACTGACGCCTGAGCAGTGGAGCCGGACCCTGGAAGAGATGCTCGAAGTCGGGGCCGAAAGCCTGGCCGACAAACCGCAGAACCGTGAAATGCAGTTCTTTGAAGGGCGGATCGGCGATCACGAAGTGGGACTCCGTCGCGTTTTCATCGTTCGCAGCGAAGAGGGGCTGGGTCGGATCGAAGGCTTCATGGTCTGTACGCCGATGCGCGGCGGGACGATGTGGGCCACCGAACTGTACCGTCGTCGCGCCGATGCGGTCCGCGGGACGATGGCCTTCCTGTTTCACCACGTGATTCAGCAGTTTCAGGACGAGGGAATCCAGCGCGTCGGACTCTGCCTGGACCCGGCGTTGCGCTGCGGCACGAAGCTGCCGGGGGACAGTGCGATGGTCCGCCTGGGGATGACGTGGGGCGAAGCGTGGCTGGGATGCGTGTTCGACGTCGCCGGCCTGCGGCATTTCAAAAGCCGCTTTCGCCCGCGATACGAAAACCGGTACGTCTGCGTGCAGCCGCGCGTGACCATCGGGTCGCTGCTGGCCTGGGCGCGCGTCTGCGGATTGTTCGACGTGAATCCCTGGAAGGTCGTCAAAATCTCGGCGGGGCGGCTCCGCAAGTACGCATCGCGGAGCACGCTGGCCGAGGTGCATTAAAGAGACGGGCTGGAGCGCCCGTGAGAACTGCAACGGATCCAAAGGATTGGAGCCATGATGTCAGACTGGCGGACAAATCAAGGCGGTGGAACGGCCGTTCTCGAACGGCGGTCCGCACCGGCGGAACGGTCCTGGAGTGCGGTTGTTGAGGAGGAGATCTGGTCGTCGGTTGACGAGATCGACGTCGCCGCCTGGGAACAGGTGCGAGATCCGAGCGACCTGTTTCTGGATCTGCGGCTGCTGCAGGCGGTCGAAACCAGCATGGCGGCCACCTGCCGGTTCCGGTATGTCCTGTACCGGGACGCCGCGGGCGAACCGGCGGCGATCGCCGTCCTTTGCACATTCACCATCGATATCGGCGTGCTGGCCGATGATGCCTGGTCGCGCTGGGCGCTCCGCGGTCTGCGCCGGATTTCGCGGAAGCTGGTCGACTACCGCATTCTCTTCTGCGGTCTGCCGCTGTCGGCCTGTCAGAGCAGCCTCCGCTTTGCTCCCGGAGCCGACAGCCAGATCATTCTGCAGCGGCTGGACGTCGCGCTGCGTCGCTTTGCGAAGCAGGACCGGGCGAGCGTCATCGTTCTGAAGGAATTCGCCGACGAGGAACTGCCGCCGCTGAAGCCGCTCGAAACGCTGGGCTATCGCAAAGCCGACAGCCTGCCGACACACCTGGTCGCGCTGCACAGCGATTCGTTCGACGGTTTCCTGAAGGATATGAACAGCAAGCGGCGGGCGAACGTCCGGATGTCGCTGAAGAAGTTCGCCGGTAAGGGGGTCGAGTTTGTCACGACGTCCGATTATGCGACGATCGAGCGGCTGTTTACGCCGGAGACGTATCGGCTCTACGAAGAGGTGCTCGGCCGTTCGGAGACGAAGCTCGAACATCTGCCGCAGGAGCTCTTTCTGGAGATGGCCCGGCAATTGCCGGATTGCTGCGAGTTCACGTTTGCCGTTGAGGGCGAGCGCGTGATTGCGTTCTGCATCTCCCTCTGGAACGATCACGAGTACCGGGGGCTGTTCATCGGCTACGACGCTTCCCGCAATCAGGACCTCGATCTGTACTTCAATCTGGCGTTCCGGACCATTGCCGAAGCGGCCTTTCATCGGTCGGCGGTCGTCGAGATCGGCCAGAACTCCTCCTACTTCAAGCGGACGA harbors:
- a CDS encoding 3'(2'),5'-bisphosphate nucleotidase; this encodes MAIAAVRDAARICRSVQAGITPESLAKKDRSPVTVADFGSQAVVCRVIGQSFPHDPIIAEEDSSALQTEENAPFLHRIHDEICRECVQASKDEICRWIDLGGAADYSHRFWTLDPIDGTKGFLRGEQYAISLALILEGQIEIGVLGCPNLPPAPGADAGSLFYAVRGKGAWLQPLDGPGAPVQIHVSKTADPALARFCESVESGHSAHDTSAEIARTLGLTAPPVRMDSQAKYGVVARGEADAYLRLPTRADYSEQIWDHAGGVLVVEEAGGRVTDVAGLPLDFTHGRQLKANRGVIVTNGVLHEAILAAVKEAGVK
- a CDS encoding amidohydrolase family protein, which gives rise to MSLLSRRSFLQQSAIAALAAAASPSAFAAEAPSLIVDTHQHLWDLDNLKLPWLAGAPEILRHTYGPTEYAVATKGLRMRAIYMEVDVDATMHDREADYVIGLCKSGKVPTEAAVLGGRPASPDFGAYLDRHREGGYLKGVRQVLHGGETPRGTCLKDEFVAGVRLLGKKGLKFDLCLRPTELADGLKLTELCPDTQFVLDHCGNADVVAFSGGKGSHEPDQWKKDIDALSKRPNLICKISGIVARAPEGWKPADLAPIVNHCLDAFGPDRVVFGGDWPVCLLGSPLQGWVSALAEIIAKRPQAEREKLWSGNAIRHYGLKA
- a CDS encoding RluA family pseudouridine synthase; the encoded protein is MAGLMETPPPAPLWELLLEDGPLLAVNKSAGLLTQGVPHKLPALEWLVKDYLREKYQKPGNVYLGVPHRLDRPVSGIVVLAKNSKAAARLAEQFRERQVRKFYYGVTEVVPDRPADNFRDWLLKDAEAAHVQVVVPQTPGAKLAELRYRTLQVVDGRALVEVELITGRMHQIRVQFASRGWPIVGDVQYGAREPFPGVSEYDAQASMIALHAGQLHLSHPVRYDRLHLQAPLPAAWALLGFDLEIVLPRQLSPGMEPPTS
- a CDS encoding IS4 family transposase, whose protein sequence is MAEKGLTEEERRELIGPLAGTVLLRRIFPLLQRLAPCGTERDTARNRQLFYSQYAALLLIGFFNPVLKSARALVAASGLKKVQQLAGGQKVSAGAFSEASSVFDPSLLEGLVHELRRQFARHQFRVSRSGRLGRLPNPIVERLVAVDGTVLSALPQIAARLGRGSQGQWRLHTQLRIHDQRVVASTLTEEPAKGPHSERAVTLQQIQAREPQPAGAPGDLYILDRGYRSAVVFNELVEARCDYVCRLNRGDGRVVEGPVNDANGHAVQLPALTEADRAAGVVADELIALGGGSGASPARTNHVVRRITVEPVPGRPSSARQGRLRSDQTGREGLILATTLLDLPAEQVVLIYECRWQIELFFRFLKQVLGCQQLLSAKTRGVEIQLYCSLLAGLLLALATGGNLSRRAYEMVCLYMTGWADDEELLAAFPQPP
- a CDS encoding POT family MFS transporter, whose protein sequence is MTTTARYLTAPQPLTTMPPGIPYIVGNEAAERFSFYGMKAILTVYMTQYLLNWAGKSEPMTGAEAKTYVHLFVASAYFFPILGAILSDWLWGKYRTIFWLSLVYCLGHLALAVVPAREGLLLGLTLIAIGAGGIKPCVSAHVGDQFGEKNRHLLGRVFGWFYFSINFGSFISTLLTPWVLQHYGPHWAFGIPGILMGIATFLFWLGRNKFVHVPPGGRQFFRESFSYEGLDAIGRLIPLYLFVAIFWALYDQTASAWVIQAELMDRTTWWPSLTSGFPFITVERQEVLSSQLQAINPILILIYIPIFSYVIYPLLGRCFRLTSLRKVAIGFFLTAAAFAISGYAQLLIDRGETPHVQWQVWAYVVLTAAEVMVSITCLEFSYTQAPNKMKSLIMSLYLLSVSLGNALTSFVNWIIQDASGTSRLPGAQYYWFFTGLMLAAAVVFIPLALTFRERAYIQDEENAA
- a CDS encoding bifunctional lysylphosphatidylglycerol flippase/synthetase MprF — encoded protein: MPTLKTESLAAERRLDAAHGQSGLDTHVVWRREVHVFQHGEYFDSYLATEPGREEFWSSTGEGLISYTRRGRYVLVGGGLIAPDDHKPQLLQEFNEFLREKKLRSAFHNIGDHELPLFREHGYQVTKWGEEPVVDLGNITWGGKAYEWVRRQTNYCRRHGLQAFEVPHNELTPEQWSRTLEEMLEVGAESLADKPQNREMQFFEGRIGDHEVGLRRVFIVRSEEGLGRIEGFMVCTPMRGGTMWATELYRRRADAVRGTMAFLFHHVIQQFQDEGIQRVGLCLDPALRCGTKLPGDSAMVRLGMTWGEAWLGCVFDVAGLRHFKSRFRPRYENRYVCVQPRVTIGSLLAWARVCGLFDVNPWKVVKISAGRLRKYASRSTLAEVH
- a CDS encoding GNAT family N-acetyltransferase translates to MMSDWRTNQGGGTAVLERRSAPAERSWSAVVEEEIWSSVDEIDVAAWEQVRDPSDLFLDLRLLQAVETSMAATCRFRYVLYRDAAGEPAAIAVLCTFTIDIGVLADDAWSRWALRGLRRISRKLVDYRILFCGLPLSACQSSLRFAPGADSQIILQRLDVALRRFAKQDRASVIVLKEFADEELPPLKPLETLGYRKADSLPTHLVALHSDSFDGFLKDMNSKRRANVRMSLKKFAGKGVEFVTTSDYATIERLFTPETYRLYEEVLGRSETKLEHLPQELFLEMARQLPDCCEFTFAVEGERVIAFCISLWNDHEYRGLFIGYDASRNQDLDLYFNLAFRTIAEAAFHRSAVVEIGQNSSYFKRTKLGAVQSRRSLYVRGGNAVMNGVIGLLFKQLFPPRPLDGAGEGQ